The sequence below is a genomic window from bacterium.
GGACGTGATCCGCAACCTGCTCGCCGGCGCGGGCGAACTCCCCGTGCTGCCGGACGTCGCGGTCCGGATCCTCGAGGAGATGAAGTCGCCGAACGTCAACGCGCGGAAGCTGGCGGAGTTCGTCAGCAAGGATCCGGTGTTGGCGAGCTCGGTCCTGCGCGTGGCCAACTCCGCGCTCTACGGGGGGCGGTCGGAGATCACCGACCTGCCGTACGCGATGGTCCGCGTCGGCCTGCAGCAGGTGAAGAACCTCGTCCTCGCCCTCGTCCTCCGCTCGCGGATGGCCGACCCGCAGGTCTACGGCACGCTCGGCGCCTCGCTGATGGAGCACGCCCTCGCCGTCGCCTTCGGCGCGCGGCTGGTCGCCGACATGGCGAACATCGACAGCCAGGAGTCGTTCCTCTGCGGCCTCCTGCACGACTTCGGCCGCCTGGCGCTGATCAAGGCGCTGCGCGAGTCGGCGGGGATCCGCCGCGGCGACCTCGCGCCGGAACAGATGCTGATGGTCGACCAGTACCACGAGGAGGCGGGCGCGATGCTCGCCGCGAACTGGCGGCTGCCGGAGGCGGTCGTCGTCGTCGCGCGGCGCCACCACCACCCGGAACAGGCGACCGACCACAAGGAGATGGTCGCGGCCGTCGCCTTCGCCGACCAGATGGCCCACAAGCTGGGTCTCGGCGGCGACGCCGAGCCGGCGATCGACCTCAACGGCCATCCGGCGGTGAAGATCCTCAACCTCAAGCAGGACGAGGTGGCGGATCTCGTCGGCCACATGCCGGGGCTCTTCGCGACCGCGCGCGCGGCGATGTACGCCTGACGCCGTCCGCCGCGGACGAGGCGAAAACGAAACCGCGCGGGGTTTTCCCCGCGCGGTTCGCGTTCCGGGATCCGCGCCGTCGTTTCCCGCGGCACGGCCGCTCGGTCGTCCGCTTCGTCTCCCGCG
It includes:
- a CDS encoding HDOD domain-containing protein, whose product is MTPPVPHSPQDVIRNLLAGAGELPVLPDVAVRILEEMKSPNVNARKLAEFVSKDPVLASSVLRVANSALYGGRSEITDLPYAMVRVGLQQVKNLVLALVLRSRMADPQVYGTLGASLMEHALAVAFGARLVADMANIDSQESFLCGLLHDFGRLALIKALRESAGIRRGDLAPEQMLMVDQYHEEAGAMLAANWRLPEAVVVVARRHHHPEQATDHKEMVAAVAFADQMAHKLGLGGDAEPAIDLNGHPAVKILNLKQDEVADLVGHMPGLFATARAAMYA